A region of Sulfitobacter faviae DNA encodes the following proteins:
- a CDS encoding ABC transporter substrate-binding protein, whose translation MKSITKIAAGAALGLWGGVAQAADDLTLQLKWVTQAQFAGYYVAKDKGFYEEEGLDVTIKPGGPDIAPVQVLLGGGADVMVDWLPSALAAREKGAPIVNIAQPFAKSGLMLTCLKEHGIESPEDFPGHTLGTWFFGNEIPLMSWMGKLGYPTDGSDGGVTIQKINFNVDPLLQKQVECATTMTYNEYWQVIDAGLTPEDLVVFKYEDEGISTLEDGLYTTEENLEDPEMVDKLARFVRASMKGWKYAEENVEEAAEIVLENDQTGAQTEKHQTRMMGEIAKLTEGSDGRLDEAAFDRSAAITMEGGMITKAPEGAWTHEITDKALQ comes from the coding sequence ATGAAAAGCATCACGAAGATCGCCGCCGGGGCGGCCTTGGGCCTCTGGGGGGGCGTGGCGCAGGCCGCCGACGACCTGACGCTACAGCTCAAATGGGTCACGCAGGCCCAGTTCGCGGGCTACTATGTGGCCAAGGACAAGGGTTTCTACGAAGAAGAGGGGCTCGACGTCACGATCAAGCCCGGCGGGCCGGACATCGCGCCGGTGCAAGTGCTCTTGGGCGGCGGGGCCGACGTGATGGTGGACTGGCTGCCCTCGGCGCTGGCCGCGCGGGAGAAGGGCGCGCCCATCGTCAACATCGCACAGCCCTTCGCGAAATCCGGCCTGATGCTCACCTGCCTTAAGGAACATGGCATCGAAAGCCCCGAGGATTTCCCCGGCCACACGCTGGGCACATGGTTCTTCGGCAACGAGATCCCGCTGATGAGTTGGATGGGCAAGCTGGGCTATCCGACCGATGGCTCCGACGGTGGGGTGACGATCCAGAAGATCAACTTCAACGTCGATCCCCTGCTGCAAAAGCAGGTCGAATGCGCCACCACCATGACCTACAACGAATATTGGCAGGTGATCGACGCAGGGCTGACGCCCGAGGATCTGGTGGTCTTCAAATATGAGGACGAAGGCATCTCCACGCTGGAGGACGGCCTTTATACCACCGAGGAGAACCTCGAAGACCCCGAGATGGTCGACAAGCTGGCGCGGTTCGTCCGGGCCTCCATGAAAGGCTGGAAATACGCCGAGGAGAATGTCGAGGAAGCCGCCGAGATCGTGCTGGAAAATGACCAGACCGGCGCCCAGACCGAAAAGCACCAGACCCGCATGATGGGCGAGATCGCCAAGCTGACCGAGGGCAGCGACGGGCGGCTGGACGAGGCGGCCTTTGATCGCAGTG
- a CDS encoding ABC transporter permease yields MGWVVFAIVAWVAGLSLNVWLARQRPSRGASLAAPLVFGITLIAVWEGVVRGFEINQVLLPAPSVIAARMATSLDILWIDFVQTVIKGALSGYIIGCGAAFLTALAIDRFPFLQRGLLPVGNFVAALPIIGMAPIMVMWFGFGWQSKAAIVVVMVFFPMLVNTVQGLQASDAMQRDLMRTYAAGYWRTLVKLRLPAAMPFVFNGLKIGTTLALIGAIVAEFFGSPVLGMGFRISTSVGQLALDLVWAEIVVAAIAGSAFYGIMALIEGRVTFWHPSQRN; encoded by the coding sequence ATGGGCTGGGTTGTTTTTGCCATCGTCGCATGGGTCGCGGGCCTGTCGCTCAACGTCTGGCTGGCGCGGCAGCGGCCCTCGCGGGGCGCGTCACTAGCGGCACCGCTGGTCTTTGGCATCACGCTGATTGCCGTTTGGGAGGGCGTGGTGCGCGGGTTCGAGATTAACCAAGTGCTGCTGCCTGCGCCCTCGGTCATCGCGGCGCGCATGGCCACGTCGCTCGATATCCTGTGGATCGACTTCGTGCAGACCGTCATCAAGGGGGCGCTGAGCGGCTATATCATCGGCTGCGGCGCGGCTTTCCTGACGGCGCTGGCGATTGACCGCTTTCCGTTCTTGCAACGCGGCCTTTTGCCGGTGGGCAACTTCGTCGCCGCGCTGCCGATCATCGGGATGGCGCCGATCATGGTGATGTGGTTCGGCTTCGGCTGGCAGTCCAAGGCGGCGATTGTCGTGGTCATGGTGTTCTTCCCAATGCTGGTGAACACGGTGCAGGGGCTGCAGGCCAGCGACGCGATGCAGCGCGACCTGATGCGCACCTATGCGGCGGGCTATTGGCGCACGCTTGTGAAGCTGCGGCTGCCGGCGGCGATGCCCTTTGTCTTCAACGGGTTGAAGATCGGCACCACCCTTGCCCTCATTGGCGCCATCGTTGCTGAATTCTTCGGCTCTCCGGTGCTGGGGATGGGCTTTCGCATCTCCACCTCGGTGGGTCAGCTTGCGCTTGATCTGGTCTGGGCCGAGATTGTTGTCGCGGCAATAGCCGGATCGGCGTTCTATGGTATCATGGCCCTTATCGAAGGACGGGTGACCTTCTGGCACCCCAGCCAAAGGAACTAG